From one Ochrobactrum vermis genomic stretch:
- a CDS encoding DsbA family oxidoreductase codes for MATRKITIDVVSDVVCPWCFLGRKRLEAALAVVPDVEAEVRWRPFQLDPTLPPHGKDRQSYMREKFGSSSKIDDIHKQLTQLGEENGIVFDFDAIARAPNTLDAHRVIHWAAQAAPDTQDRMVGLLFSLYFEQGQDIGDHEVLVDAAASAGMDAAVVARLLESDADKATIREEIDTANRIGVRGVPCFIIDQKYAVMGAQTADALADAIRQTAEGFEPGMTEDR; via the coding sequence ATGGCCACCAGAAAGATAACCATTGATGTCGTATCGGACGTCGTCTGCCCTTGGTGTTTTCTAGGACGCAAGCGCTTGGAAGCGGCTCTTGCCGTGGTGCCCGACGTAGAAGCGGAAGTGCGGTGGCGTCCCTTCCAGCTTGACCCTACCCTGCCTCCGCACGGCAAGGATCGCCAAAGCTATATGCGGGAGAAATTCGGCAGCAGCTCAAAGATCGATGACATCCACAAGCAGCTGACCCAGCTCGGCGAAGAAAACGGTATCGTCTTCGATTTTGATGCGATCGCCCGGGCACCGAATACGCTGGATGCGCATCGTGTCATCCACTGGGCCGCACAGGCTGCCCCGGATACGCAGGATCGGATGGTCGGTCTGCTGTTCTCGCTCTATTTTGAGCAAGGGCAAGACATCGGCGACCATGAAGTGCTGGTCGATGCCGCGGCGAGCGCCGGCATGGACGCAGCCGTCGTCGCCCGTCTGCTGGAAAGCGACGCTGACAAGGCGACGATCCGCGAGGAAATCGACACCGCCAACCGCATTGGCGTGCGCGGCGTTCCCTGCTTTATCATCGATCAGAAATATGCCGTCATGGGCGCGCAAACTGCCGATGCTCTAGCCGACGCCATTCGCCAGACAGCGGAAGGTTTCGAGCCGGGGATGACCGAGGATCGATAG
- a CDS encoding extracellular solute-binding protein, which yields MNGLIAFLRKLVLASLTGAVVGAVPAQAIAEAQPDYALSMHGDVALPADFTHFPYASANAPKGGALTMGVVGTFDSLNPFVLKSMRTTARGLFGDVDLGNLVYETLMQRSRDEPFTLYGLLAEKIAVDPERKWVEFTLNPKAKWSDGQPVTVDDVLFTYEILTEKGRPPYNNRMSRVEKIERTGERSVRFTFNDKSDREFPMLIASSMPVLPKHAIDHETFGNSSLKPPVGSGPYIVSSVQPGQRIIYKRNPDYWGKELPSQRGLNNFDTLTIEYYRNETSLFESFKKGLLDVFIEANPTRWEKLYDFPAVKQGRVIKDSFEKGTPANMLGFVFNTRRPIFADRRVRQALGLLFDFEWANRNLFADQYRRTQSFWEGSQLSSVGKPADTREKQLLEPFPEAVREDVMNGTWHPPVTDGSGHDRTPAKKAYDLLTEARFHFEHGLAVDASGKPLTFEIMTRSPDEEKVALAYKRNLARLGITAEIRTADDAQYQQRLQTFDYDMILGALTGSLSPGNEQWMRWGAASRDVQGSFNYPGVADPAVDAMIEALLAARSRADFVSAVRALDRVLISGDYYIPLYHLPYQWVARWDRIEHPQKTSLYGYQLPTWWRAKQ from the coding sequence TTGAACGGATTGATTGCCTTTCTCCGCAAATTGGTTCTTGCGAGCCTTACCGGAGCTGTCGTCGGCGCGGTGCCGGCGCAGGCGATAGCCGAAGCACAGCCGGACTATGCACTCTCCATGCATGGGGACGTGGCGTTACCAGCTGACTTCACCCATTTTCCATATGCCAGCGCCAACGCACCCAAGGGCGGCGCGCTCACGATGGGGGTTGTGGGCACGTTCGACAGCCTCAATCCATTTGTGCTGAAAAGCATGCGCACGACAGCGCGTGGCCTGTTCGGGGATGTCGATCTCGGTAATCTGGTCTATGAAACGCTCATGCAGCGCTCGCGGGATGAACCATTTACCCTTTACGGCCTGCTGGCTGAGAAAATTGCTGTCGACCCGGAGCGCAAATGGGTTGAGTTCACACTGAATCCAAAAGCGAAATGGTCGGACGGCCAGCCGGTTACGGTAGACGACGTGCTTTTCACCTATGAAATCCTGACGGAAAAGGGACGACCTCCCTACAACAACCGGATGAGTCGCGTCGAAAAGATCGAAAGGACGGGTGAGCGCTCCGTTCGCTTCACCTTCAACGACAAGTCGGACCGCGAGTTCCCGATGCTGATCGCTTCATCGATGCCGGTGCTGCCCAAGCACGCCATCGACCATGAAACCTTTGGCAATTCCTCACTGAAACCACCAGTCGGCAGTGGCCCCTATATCGTTTCCAGCGTGCAGCCCGGTCAGCGGATCATCTACAAACGTAACCCTGACTATTGGGGCAAGGAACTACCGTCGCAGCGTGGCCTCAACAATTTCGATACGCTGACGATTGAATACTATCGAAACGAAACGTCCCTGTTTGAGTCGTTCAAGAAAGGTCTCCTTGATGTTTTCATCGAAGCAAACCCGACACGCTGGGAAAAGCTTTATGATTTCCCGGCTGTAAAACAAGGACGGGTCATCAAGGACAGCTTTGAAAAAGGCACGCCAGCCAACATGCTGGGTTTCGTGTTCAATACACGTCGCCCGATTTTCGCCGACCGTCGCGTTCGGCAGGCGCTCGGGCTGCTGTTCGACTTCGAATGGGCAAACCGCAACCTCTTCGCCGATCAATACCGACGCACACAGAGTTTCTGGGAAGGTTCGCAACTTTCTTCCGTCGGCAAGCCAGCCGATACCCGCGAGAAACAGCTACTGGAGCCGTTCCCCGAGGCCGTTCGTGAAGACGTCATGAATGGCACATGGCACCCACCCGTGACGGACGGCAGCGGCCATGATCGCACGCCGGCAAAAAAAGCCTATGACCTGCTGACGGAAGCCCGTTTCCACTTCGAACATGGCCTCGCCGTCGATGCATCCGGAAAGCCGCTGACATTTGAGATCATGACGCGCTCGCCCGACGAAGAAAAAGTCGCGCTGGCCTATAAACGCAATCTCGCACGACTGGGTATCACGGCCGAAATACGCACCGCAGATGACGCTCAATATCAGCAGCGCCTCCAGACATTCGACTACGACATGATTCTCGGCGCGCTGACGGGATCACTTTCGCCCGGCAACGAACAGTGGATGCGCTGGGGCGCAGCCTCACGCGATGTTCAGGGAAGTTTCAACTATCCAGGCGTGGCTGACCCGGCTGTCGACGCAATGATCGAAGCTTTGCTGGCAGCAAGAAGCCGGGCTGATTTTGTGAGCGCCGTGCGCGCGCTTGATCGCGTGCTTATCTCCGGTGACTATTATATTCCGCTTTACCACCTGCCCTACCAGTGGGTGGCGCGCTGGGATCGTATAGAACATCCGCAAAAGACGTCACTCTATGGCTATCAGCTGCCTACATGGTGGCGCGCGAAGCAATGA
- the mfd gene encoding transcription-repair coupling factor, which produces MPVFSKFGLKPNTDTKAGRHIVIDGVADGFEAFCLARLVDEIGERGPLMYIVRDGQRIADLEQVLGFVAPDLPVLHLPAWDCLPYDRVSPGADASARRLTALGALAALKKTPHPAIVLTTANAVLQKLPPQAAIAEQVISARPGNQLDMNDLASRLERNGFERVSTVRDIGEFAVRGGILDLYAPGAEEPLRLDFFGDTLETIRAFDPASQRTTGTRKEFVLQPMSEITLSPDMISRFRKNYVAMFGAPQRDDALYQAISEGRRFAGMEHWLPLFYDHLETVFDHAGGMPVVFDHLVHEALTERHTMVVDHYESRLRQAEGKEAGSEAVPYKPVKPETLYLTPQAVEDAVQASGLRIDLTPFGAPGVSNRTIVHADAHKGRNFAEERAATDVNLFEAAVKHIADLRASGKKVLVAAWTEGSLDRLLQVLDEHGLEKIETVDRLSTVKALSRDKVTAAVLAVESGFDAGDLAVVAEQDILGDRLIRRSKRRKRDQDFISEVASLTAGDIVVHVDHGIGRFIGLKTITAAGAPHDCLEIHYAGDDRLFLPVENIELLSRYGSEGSEAVLDKLGGGAWQMRKAKLKKRLLEIAGHLIQIAAERQMRGAPVMTPPDGLYAEFSARFPYDETEDQMTAIEAVADDLAAGRPMDRLICGDVGFGKTEVALRAAFIAAMCGVQVAVVVPTTLLSRQHFKTFSKRFHGLPINVAHASRLVGTKELATTKKGLEEGTVDIVVGTHALLGNSIKFKNLGLLIIDEEQHFGVKHKERLKELKSDVHVLTLSATPIPRTLQLALTGVRELSLITTPPVDRMAVRTFVSPFDPLVIRETLLRERYRGGQSFYVCPRISDLGDIEEFLKEHVPELKVAVAHGQMAPGVLDDIMNAFYDGQYDVLLSTTIVESGLDIPTANTMIVHRADMFGLSQLYQLRGRVGRSKQRAFALFTLPAGKMLTQMAERRLKVLQSLDTLGAGFQLASHDMDIRGAGNLLGEEQSGHIKEVGFELYQQMLEEAVATLKGSGEVEDSQWSPQIAIGTAVMIPEAYVPDLQLRLGLYRRLADLEEPQDIDAFGAELIDRFGPMPEEVQHLLKIVYIKALCRRANVEKLDAGPKGVVIQFRHATFNNPVGLVKMIGEQGSMAKIRPDQSIVFIRDWPTPEKRLNGAAVIMTQMAKIAAG; this is translated from the coding sequence ATGCCCGTTTTCAGCAAATTTGGTCTCAAGCCCAATACGGATACGAAGGCCGGACGTCACATCGTCATCGACGGTGTTGCCGATGGCTTCGAGGCGTTCTGTCTCGCGCGTCTGGTGGACGAGATCGGTGAACGCGGGCCACTCATGTATATCGTGCGCGACGGGCAGCGCATTGCGGATCTGGAGCAGGTGTTGGGCTTCGTCGCGCCAGACCTGCCGGTGCTGCATCTGCCCGCATGGGACTGCTTGCCCTATGATCGCGTATCGCCCGGTGCCGACGCATCGGCGCGCAGACTGACCGCGCTCGGTGCTCTGGCGGCGCTCAAGAAAACACCGCATCCGGCCATCGTTCTGACGACGGCCAATGCCGTGCTGCAAAAACTGCCGCCACAAGCGGCCATTGCCGAACAGGTGATTTCGGCGCGCCCCGGTAACCAGCTCGACATGAACGATCTGGCTTCGCGGCTGGAGCGCAACGGCTTCGAGCGTGTGTCAACCGTGCGCGATATTGGCGAATTTGCCGTGCGCGGCGGTATCCTCGATCTTTACGCACCGGGTGCGGAAGAACCTCTGCGGCTTGATTTCTTCGGCGATACGCTGGAAACGATCCGCGCTTTCGATCCCGCTTCGCAGCGTACGACGGGCACACGCAAGGAATTCGTTCTGCAGCCGATGAGCGAAATCACGCTCTCGCCCGACATGATCAGCCGTTTCCGCAAGAATTACGTGGCGATGTTCGGCGCGCCGCAGCGTGACGACGCGCTGTATCAGGCGATCAGCGAAGGCCGTCGCTTTGCCGGTATGGAACACTGGCTGCCGCTGTTTTACGATCATCTGGAAACTGTTTTCGACCATGCTGGCGGCATGCCGGTGGTGTTTGATCATCTGGTGCATGAGGCGCTGACCGAGCGCCACACCATGGTCGTTGATCACTACGAATCCCGGCTGCGTCAGGCGGAAGGCAAGGAAGCAGGCAGCGAGGCCGTTCCGTATAAGCCGGTCAAGCCGGAAACCCTTTATCTCACGCCGCAGGCGGTTGAAGATGCCGTCCAGGCGAGTGGGTTGCGCATCGACCTCACTCCTTTTGGCGCGCCGGGAGTATCGAACCGCACCATCGTTCATGCCGATGCGCATAAGGGCCGCAATTTCGCCGAGGAACGGGCCGCAACCGATGTGAACTTGTTCGAAGCAGCAGTGAAGCACATCGCCGATCTGCGCGCCTCCGGCAAAAAAGTGCTGGTTGCTGCCTGGACGGAAGGCTCGCTCGACCGTCTGTTGCAGGTTCTCGACGAACACGGGCTGGAAAAGATCGAGACGGTTGACCGACTTTCAACCGTCAAGGCTTTGTCGCGCGACAAGGTCACCGCTGCGGTACTGGCCGTGGAAAGCGGTTTTGATGCCGGCGATCTCGCAGTCGTTGCTGAACAGGATATTCTGGGCGACCGTCTTATCCGCCGGTCCAAGCGCCGCAAGCGCGATCAGGACTTCATTTCAGAAGTGGCTTCGCTGACGGCTGGCGATATTGTTGTCCATGTCGATCATGGTATAGGGCGTTTCATCGGCCTCAAGACCATCACCGCAGCGGGCGCCCCCCACGACTGTCTTGAAATCCATTATGCGGGTGATGACAGGCTGTTCCTGCCGGTCGAAAATATCGAGCTTCTGTCACGTTATGGCTCGGAAGGCTCCGAGGCCGTTCTCGACAAGCTTGGCGGTGGCGCATGGCAAATGCGCAAGGCCAAGCTCAAGAAACGACTGCTTGAGATTGCAGGCCATCTGATCCAGATCGCCGCCGAGCGCCAGATGCGCGGTGCGCCGGTGATGACGCCGCCGGATGGGCTTTATGCGGAATTCTCCGCGCGCTTCCCATATGACGAGACCGAAGACCAGATGACGGCGATCGAAGCGGTGGCTGACGATCTTGCAGCTGGTAGGCCGATGGATCGCCTGATCTGCGGCGATGTCGGCTTCGGCAAGACGGAAGTGGCGCTGCGCGCGGCCTTCATCGCCGCGATGTGCGGCGTTCAGGTTGCGGTCGTCGTGCCAACGACGCTTCTATCACGCCAGCATTTCAAAACCTTCTCGAAGCGCTTCCATGGTCTGCCGATCAATGTCGCGCATGCCTCCCGTCTTGTTGGCACGAAGGAGCTTGCGACTACCAAGAAAGGTCTGGAAGAGGGCACCGTCGATATTGTCGTCGGCACCCATGCGCTGCTCGGCAATTCGATCAAATTCAAGAATCTCGGTCTGCTCATCATCGATGAGGAGCAGCATTTCGGCGTCAAGCACAAGGAACGGCTCAAGGAGCTGAAATCCGACGTGCATGTGCTGACCCTGTCGGCAACACCAATTCCGCGCACCTTGCAGCTTGCACTGACCGGCGTGCGCGAACTGTCGCTCATCACCACGCCGCCGGTGGATCGCATGGCGGTGCGCACCTTCGTTTCGCCGTTTGATCCACTGGTCATTCGCGAAACGCTGCTGCGCGAGCGTTATCGCGGCGGCCAGAGCTTCTATGTCTGCCCGCGCATTTCCGATCTGGGTGATATTGAAGAGTTTCTGAAAGAGCATGTGCCGGAACTGAAAGTCGCCGTCGCGCATGGTCAGATGGCGCCGGGCGTGCTCGACGATATCATGAACGCCTTCTATGACGGTCAGTATGACGTGCTTCTTTCCACGACGATCGTGGAATCCGGCCTCGATATTCCGACTGCAAACACGATGATCGTGCACCGCGCCGACATGTTCGGTCTGTCACAGCTCTATCAGCTGCGCGGCCGTGTCGGACGCTCCAAGCAGCGCGCTTTCGCACTCTTCACGCTGCCGGCGGGCAAGATGTTGACGCAGATGGCGGAACGTCGCCTGAAAGTGCTGCAATCGCTGGATACGCTTGGCGCAGGCTTCCAGCTTGCCAGCCACGACATGGATATTCGCGGCGCGGGCAATCTGTTGGGCGAGGAACAGTCGGGCCATATCAAGGAAGTCGGTTTCGAGCTTTATCAGCAGATGCTGGAAGAAGCGGTCGCGACGCTCAAGGGTTCCGGCGAAGTGGAAGATAGCCAGTGGTCGCCGCAGATCGCCATTGGCACGGCGGTTATGATCCCGGAAGCCTATGTGCCGGATCTGCAATTGCGCCTTGGCCTTTATCGGCGCCTTGCCGATCTGGAAGAGCCGCAGGATATCGACGCATTCGGCGCAGAACTCATCGACCGCTTCGGCCCGATGCCGGAAGAAGTGCAGCATCTGCTCAAGATCGTCTATATCAAGGCGCTTTGCCGTCGCGCCAATGTCGAGAAGCTGGATGCCGGTCCGAAGGGTGTCGTCATCCAGTTCCGTCACGCGACGTTCAACAATCCGGTCGGTCTGGTGAAGATGATCGGCGAGCAGGGCTCTATGGCCAAGATCAGGCCGGATCAGAGCATTGTGTTCATCCGCGACTGGCCGACACCGGAAAAACGCCTCAACGGCGCTGCCGTTATCATGACTCAAATGGCGAAAATCGCGGCGGGCTAA